From the Diadema setosum chromosome 3, eeDiaSeto1, whole genome shotgun sequence genome, the window acccttcggtaaatttctcccagattttaatatgttgtagctgagactttaggcTACCGTTattgtgccctttgttttttcatacgatgtcaggatcacgtcaaaaattttggttgtaattaaagcttatcttcgatgtattgagatatttctttctttctgcaactttctttgcaataactcaagaaaaacagcctctatcacccccatattttgcacatgttgagttcatgtcacgtacattatttcataaaataacaactacttgatcgcacaccatcttgggtatgtaaattaggtgaaaggtcataaatgtttcatcctgtatattggtaaatacatgtcctatctttcccatattttcacAGGCAAAGACCATGATacaggaatcatttcacaaaataaccactttttgctcagatgccattttgtctgtgcaaattggggtcaaaggtcatatgtacttctttctgtatcttcgttatgacgtgttatctctatgggagggaatttttttaaatgtgaaaattgacatgattgtctttatcgagtactagctcacttacccttcggtgaatttctcccagattttaatatgttgtagccgagactttgcgctatcgttaaattctctttgtttttcatacgatgttgggatcacgttaaaaaaacttggatgaaattaaagcttatcttcaatgtattgagatatttctttctttctgcaactttctttgcaacaacttaagaaaaacagcccctatcacccccatgttttgcacatgtttagttcatgtcacgtacataatttcataaaataacaactacttgatcggacaacatcttgggtatggaaatcagggtcaaaggtcataaatttttcatcctgtatcttggtgaatacctgtcctatctttcccatattttgcacactcaaagaccatgttacaagaatcatttcacaaaataaccactttttgctcagatgccatcttgggagtgcaaagtggggtcaaaggtcatatgtacctctttttctatcttcgtgatgacgtgttatctctatgagaggtgtgacggagaaccgtgatgtgccttggtgaaaccagggtggggtggaataaaagtgtccattcgggacatgagagttggagttggcaaacatggcgtgacagtcgcagtcattcggtgctgatccaagaatgttttgtcggtgtatgacagatattatgtcggtgctgacgggtgttctgttggtgcatgacatgtggggaacatgtccgggaaatgaacgtacaaacagGCCATCTTTTGTAGTATTTCGGTGTTTTGTACATCGTTGTAATGATTGATGCCCGTTGGAGGTATGTGTGGTGTTCGCACTCATGTGAGATGTGTACACAGGGTATAGCAAACGTAACAGTGTCGTTCGTTCGTAGCGGTATTGTATACTGCGTGACATTGCATGGTatgtgtaatggggctgcgttaGCAGTGGTTGTGAATGGAAGTGCGATTCGCGAAGCGATGCGATGAGTATGTTTTGCGCACTTGTACTGGTCTTCTCGCTAGCTGAATACCAGGGTTGCAGCATTGATTGCTGGAAAGGAAGGGTACGTATTATCGTTTCCGTTATGTCATTCTATCAGATTAGTGTGTCACTTTCTGGTTATTTGGATTAGCATCGTTAGATGTGGCTTTACGAAGAAATTGGCCTCGAGATATACGAGTGTTTGTCAGGTCTGAATTGCTTAGACTATTCTCGTAGTTCGGTACGCAGTGGAGTGTACTGTAGGAAGTTGCGTTAGCGACGTAGTCTTGAAATCTAGTCGGAAAGCTAGATGTGAAtaatcatggcagccaagttcgatgctgcagagtttgtgaaagacgtCACTCTTGGTAGATTGAGAGGGTTAGCGAAGGCCCAATTGATTGAGGTTGCAACTCATGTAGATGCTGATATCAGGGAGTGTAGTCGAAAGACAGAAATCTTTGCAGTTCTGGTGAAGAAGCTTGAACTGGGTGGTGTAGAATATGAACACACAGACCAGAGTGAGAGTACGGATGAGATTGAGAGTGCTGGTAGAAAAACTGCTCcaagtactactactacatgtattactagacctagtgagatgagggtagattccacacaactagaactggctagattggagttagaaaaagaaaaaatgaaggcagaaaatctgaGACTCGAACAAGAGTTAATGCAACGTCAAATTGAGTTGACCCAGGCACAGGCCAGTAGCGTcccaggggataggcctaatgttaccatgtcgagaccaaagacgcccgatattgcaaaaatggcaaacacagtcccccgctttgatgaagaggatgtagactctttctttttctcctttgagagaATAGCCAGGAATTTGGAGTGGGAGAATAAATATTGATCTATGATAGTGCaacaaaagctcacaggcaaggTACATTCAGTAGTGTCTGCTCTCTCGGATGAGGAGGCAAATAACTATGACACAGTTAAGGAAGCAGTCCTTCTTGCCTATCAGTTAGTCCCAGAAGCCTACAGGCAAAAGTTTCGAGGATTTAGGAGAGGTTCGGGACAGACCTACGTagagtttcagagagaaaaggaaatcaTGTTTGATCGATGGGTGCGATCAATGAAAGTAGATCTCACTTATGAAAATTTGAGAGAGATAGTGTTGATggaggagttcaagaaatcgacacctccagatttgagaacatatttggaagatcgaagagtacatgatgtaaagagtgcagcagtcaccgctgaccagtatgagttgacacataaagtgaaaacaaaaagtcctgagggaaagaggaagcTTGATCAGTTGAGAAATCCTGACACTCAAAAGTGGCACGGTAGTCATAGTGAACGCAGGGATAAAGTAAAGACTGAATCACAGAAAGAGCGACCAAAATCGCCACGGCCTCAATACAAAGAAGtgagatgctttttctgtgggaaAACAGGTCACATTAAGTCTAAATGTAGGCGATTGCtggaacaaaatgaagcaaaagaaaaacaaaagcaaagagcaACACATGGTTTAGTCCATGCAGACACACGTCCACAGAACAGTTCAAatgctgaaacaaaagagaaacagcACCAAACATCCACCAATGGTTTTGTTAAGTCAAGTGCAAgtgatgaacagcgtcatccaaatgttgtgaaaagcagtgtctcaaaaatgacagatacGTGTTCAAGTGGTAGTGtggatgaaaagtacaaggacTTCATTTCCAAGGGTACAGTTACCATTGCTGAATTTAGAGTATCGGTTGTCATCCTTCGTGATACTGGAGCTACACAGTCCCTCATGGTAGGTGATGTGAAGAGTATGCCCATAGACTGTAACACGGGTAGGAAAGTTCTGATACATGATGTCAATGGAGGAACTCAGGCGGTCCCTCTTTTCCAAGTGAATTTGGATAGTGGACTGATTTCAGGGGAAGTGATTGtgggaattgttccatttctccccATGGATGTagtttcctttttgcttggtaATGACCTTGCAGGAGGTCGAGTGAGTGTCCTTCCTGTTGTTTCCGAAGTCCCAGTGTACGAGCAGGAAACTGAAAAACTTGTCGACGAATTTCCAGAAGTATTTCCAACATGTGCTATCACAAGGTTTCGAGCAAGTGAAGCAGAGCGTGAGGGAAAAGAGTCTcaaagtgaaatttctcttggtgacacattctttgaaaaggtgactagtgaaggtgaaagagaacaaagttgggaagaaggtgtgttcagtcagccggctttaatcaaagcacagatggaagatgaggaattgttgaagttgagagagggtgcattgactgtagatgaggcgaagggaatgccagaatgtttctatgtaaagtctggtgttttgatgagAAAATGGCGTCCTCCGGACCGTCCCGCAGATGAGGACTGGACGGTTGTCAACCAGATAGTTGTTCCTCCGCCGTATCGAAAGGAAattctacgtcttgcacatgaaattccaatggccggacacatgggtgtcaagaagactttgtgtAGAATCAGAACTCATTTCTTCTAGCCCAAGATGAGAAAggatgtgtctgaattttgtcgaACGTGTCATGAATGTCAAGTTGTAGGAAAACCACAACATGCCATAACACCTGCGCCGTTGATTCCTATTCCGGCTTTTGAGGAGCCATTTAGCCGTGTGATGGTAGATTGCGTTGGTCCATTGCCGAAGTCCAAGTCAGGGTGTCAGTATTTATTGACTGTGATGGATGTTTCCACGAGATACGCAGAAGCATTTCCGTTGAGGAGCATAACTGCTAAGTCAATTCTGGATGCCTTGTTGACTTTCTTTACTAGGTACGGGCTACCGAAAGAAATACAGTCGGATCAAGGTAGCAATTTCATGTCTCGTGTCTTTCAGGAGTTGATGTACCAGCTTGGTATTCAACAGATTAAGTCGTCTGCATATCACCCGCAATCTCAGGGGGCCTTAGAAAGGTACCATCAGACGCTAAAAACGATGTTGAAGGTCTACTGTCTGGATAATCCCAGGGACTGGGATAAAGGTattccttttcttctctttgctGCTCGTGAAGTGCCGAATGAATCCACTGGATTTTCCCCCTTTGAGTTGGTGTTTTGGCATGAGCCAAGAGGGCCCCTGAAAGTTGTGAAGGAGCAGCTGTTGTCTGATGAGGAAGACAAGGATTCCAATGCCTTAGACTACATTTCCATGTTCAGAGAGCGTCTTGTGAGAGCGAATGAAGTGGCGAGAGAACACTTGAAGTCTTCACAACAGACAATGAAGGAAATCTTTGACCGAAAGGCAAAGAGTCGTGTGTTTGAGGTTGGAGACAAAGTCTTGGTTCTACTTCCATTGCCAGGAGATGCATTGAAGGCTAAATTCAGTGGTCCCTATGTAGTAGAGAGGAAGCTTGGGAAGGAGACTTATGTGGTGAGCATGCCTGATCGTAGAAAAACCAAGAGAGTTTGTCACGTGAATATGTTGAAGAAATACCATGAACGTGTAGAAGATGTAGGTGCagttgtgagtgagagtgtcCTACACAGTGCTGAGAAAAGTGCAGAAGAGTTTGAATCTGATGCTCCAGATTCTCAGGGTGCGAGTTTCAAGTCAGGAATGATTCCGCGAGTAGAGAACTCAAAGGCACTAGAAAATCTAGAGTTACTGCTCAGTCATCTGTCTGATTCGGAGAGGCAAGATGTTGTCGACATCTTCCAGGAATTTCCGGAGGTTTGCAGTGATAAATTGGGCTGTGCGAAAGACACTGTTCATACGGTTGATGTTGGTGGAAATACACCCATAAAGCAGCATCCATATCGGATTCATCCTGCTAAGAGAGAACAGGTGGATAGGGAGATAGATGTCATGCTTGCAAATGGAATCATAGAGCCTAGTAACTCAAACTGGAGTTCCCCTGTAGTGCTAGTCCCAAAGGCAGACGGAACGTCCAGGTTTTGTATAGATTACAGGAAGGTCAATACCATAACCAAGACTGATTCGTTTCCGCTTCCTTTGATTGAGGAATGTATTGATCGGGTAGGAAGTGCCGAGTATGTCAGCAAAttggatttgatgaaagggtattggcaggtGCCATTAGACAAAGATGCAAGAGAGATCTCGGCGTTTGTCACGCCTTCCGGgttataccagtgtcgtgtCATGCCCTTCGGGATGAAAAACTCCCCCGCCACTTTTCAACGGATGATGAATCGAGTTATTGCTGGTCATGATAACTGTGTTGTCTATATAGACGATGTGTTGGTTTTCAGCAATACGTGGGAGGAGCATGTTGCTCATCTTCGAGAGCTGTTCCAGAGGTTGTCACATGCAGGACTCGTGGTGAATCTGGCCAAATGCGAGTTCGGGAAAGCTTGTGTGACTTTCCTAGGTCACAAGGTAGGCCGAGGTAGCGTCGCACCACGAGATGCCAAGGTCCGAGCCATCGTGGACTTCCCAGTGCCGTCATCGAAACGGGAGCTTCAGCGCTTCTTGGGAATGTGCGGATTCTACCGTTCCAGTGGTCGGCGAGCTGCCAGGATGCGTTCCAGAAGCTGAAGGCCGTCCTCATGAACGATCCCGTGCTCATCGCACCAAACTTCGAGAGGAGCTTCCAGCTGGCTACGGATGCTAGTGACCGAGGAGTAGGAGCCGTGCTACTTCAGGATGACGACAACGGACACAGCAAACCCGtgtgtttcttctccaaaaaactgaatcgccATCAGCAAAATTATTCAACTGTGGAGAAGGAATGCCTTAGTGTCGTTCTAGCCGTGCAACATTTCGAAGCGTATTTGGACGGTGGAAGAGACATCGTGGTGTACACTGAGCATAACCCATTGACATTCTTAGAACGCTTCAAGCACAAGAATCAGCGTCTCTTCCGTTGGAGTTTGATTCTCCAACCGTACCCACTGAGAATTGTGCACATAgcaggaaaggacaacaaattagcagacgcttTGTCGCGAGTTTGAAATTGTGCGCGCGTTGATAACTTGCCGAACGATGATTATATCAAGTCTACAGTGAAACCTACATCAAGCTGAACATTTCGAACAAGactcaaaacagacaagaaactgatgttgatttattttttttatatatgacAGTGTATACATGCGTTTATGTATTCTCGTTCAGTTTTTTCCTTTCCCAAGGAtctgtgaaggaagaaattgtatttatgttaaacatgtttgtttcaaaCGAAAACAGTATGTGAGTGATGCTAGGAAGTAtgagaaagtactagtacacaATATTCTGTATTTATAAGGAGACGTTActtgaaaatttcatgatgaGTTACACGCCAAGCATTGTGTGATATGttgaaaacccaacattacagGAAGCGCCAGGATACAACATTTGTGGTGTGTAAGATTACAGTGAAAGTTGTGCTTCAGTTgcacacttgtacatgtattgtgatttcattcaatgtacCAAAGAGTCAAAGGATTCAGATTTGTATGTATACCGATACGTTTCAGAGTTAATGCtagcaaatgcaaaaacagtatagcaaaacacaaccggccagtcacaggaaaactgttgatcaaattttgagtttTATATCAACCGatttgtgttaaaacaaaagaatttgtgttgttttgtataaataaaaaaatgctgAGTGACAG encodes:
- the LOC140246732 gene encoding uncharacterized protein codes for the protein MAAKFDAAEFVKDVTLGRLRGLAKAQLIEVATHVDADIRECSRKTEIFAVLVKKLELGGVEYEHTDQSESTDEIESAGGRVSVLPVVSEVPVYEQETEKLVDEFPEVFPTCAITRYGLPKEIQSDQGSNFMSRVFQELMYQLGIQQIKSSAYHPQSQGALERYHQTLKTMLKVYCLDNPRDWDKGIPFLLFAAREVPNESTGFSPFELVFWHEPRGPLKVVKEQLLSDEEDKDSNALDYISMFRERLVRANEVAREHLKSSQQTMKEIFDRKAKSRVFEVGDKVLVLLPLPGDALKAKFSGPYVVERKLGKETYVVSMPDRRKTKRVCHVNMLKKYHERVEDVGAVVSESVLHSAEKSAEEFESDAPDSQGASFKSGMIPRVENSKALENLELLLSHLSDSERQDVVDIFQEFPEVCSDKLGCAKDTVHTVDVGGNTPIKQHPYRIHPAKREQVDREIDVMLANGIIEPSNSNWSSPVVLVPKADGTSRFCIDYRKVNTITKTDSFPLPLIEECIDRVGSAEYVSKLDLMKGYWQVPLDKDAREISAFVTPSGLYQCRVMPFGMKNSPATFQRMMNRVIAGHDNCVVYIDDVLVFSNTWEEHVAHLRELFQRLSHAGLVVNLAKCEFGKACVTFLGHKVGRGSVAPRDAKVRAIVDFPVPSSKRELQRFLGMCGFYRSSGRRAARMRSRS